One segment of Trachemys scripta elegans isolate TJP31775 chromosome 1, CAS_Tse_1.0, whole genome shotgun sequence DNA contains the following:
- the LOC117871796 gene encoding paraneoplastic antigen Ma1 homolog, with protein sequence MRGRMFVREEGAFAVLCELPSAVEPLQVPGTIAVEDGEWTVITTGSQPSPVPASDVEFLKKMLAFLGKEGKTLADMPGLLGLDPGVPHQESAPSPDEWVKALGQALEKVMPPHPESSPYRKLRLFSGGPTPIPGEEAFEPWLEHTTEMLQEWAVPDAEKRRRLVECLRGPALDVIRTLKLSNPGVKVKDCLEALDHAFGRTEGSDDVYCKFLSARQQKGEKVSAYIQRLEKLLQRAIMRGAVAVGQMDWTRLAQIVRGIQYQNPILLHLQLRERQDNPPSYSQLIKEVREEEERQAAGEVWEVQSHPATGTTSTRTPKALMVNPQEELTQRVQVLTQKVAELENTIDSANTSRYKEPSTTTVQRTTFRTSAPTRQQGKRQSFFCYRCGQGGHIAARCQNAENPTLVYQKLRTTWGKSGNGPRAWEGSCLGLQGVEAPLERTMQPESHQD encoded by the coding sequence ATGCGTGGGCGCATGTttgtgagggaggagggggctttTGCTGTACTGTGCGAGCTGCCATCGGCTGTGGAACCCCTACAGGTTCCAGGCACGATAGCAGTGGAAGATGGTGAGTGGACGGTAATAACCACTGGGAGCCAGCCCTCACCAGTCCCTGCCTCTGATGTagagtttttaaagaaaatgttggcctttttggggaaagagggaaagaCTTTGGCTGATATGCCAGGTCTGTTGGGCCTTGACCCAGGAGTCCCACACCAGGAGAGTGCTCCTTCACCTGATGAGTGGGTGAAGGCTTTGGGGCAGGCATTAGAGAAGGTTATGCCACCCCACCCTGAGTCAAGCCCCTATCGTAAACTGAGGTTGTTTTCTGGGGGTCCCACCCCAATACCCGGGGAGGAAGCATTTGAACCCTGGCTGGAAcacaccactgaaatgctgcaggagtGGGCGGTGCCTGATGCTGAAAAGAGAAGGCGACTAGTAGAGTGCCTCAGGGGGCCAGCCCTAGATGTGATTCGCACCCTGAAACTCAGTAACCCTGGGGTCAAGGTGAAGGACTGCCTAGAGGCCCTTGATCATGCCTTCGGGAGAACCGAGGGCTCAGATGATGTCTATTGCAAGTTCCTCAGTGCCAGGCAACAAAAGGGAGAGAAGGTTTCTGCCTATATCCAGAGGTTGGAGAAACTATTGCAGAGAGCCATCATGAGGGGAGCAGTGGCAGTTGGGCAAATGGACTGGACTAGATTGGCTCAGATTGTGAGAGGAATTCAATATCAGAACCCAATCCTTCTCCACCTCCAATTAAGAGAACGGCAAGACAATCCACCGAGTTACTCTCAGCTGATAAAAGAGGTCCGAGAGGAAGAAGAGAGGCAGGCAGCTGGCGAGGTTTGGGAGGTGCAGTCACACCCGGCGACTGGCACAACATCCACCCGAACGCCCAAGGCACTGATGGTGAATCCTCAAGAGGAACTTACCCAACGAGTGCAGGTCCTGACACAGAAAGTGGCTGAATTAGAGAATACCATCGATTCAGCAAATACTTCAAGGTACAAGGAACCCTCCACTACCACGGTTCAGAGGACTACATTTAGAACCTCTGCCCCAACGAGACAACAAGGGAAAAGACAATCCTTCTTCTGCTACCGGTGTGGCCAGGGTGGACACATTGCTGCAAGGTGTCAGAATGCAGAGAATCCCACGCTAGTATATCAAAAGCTGAGGACCACCTGGGGAAAGTCGGGAAACGGCCCCAGGGCCTGGGAAGGGAGCTGCCTAGGCCTACAGGGTGTGGAGGCTCCCCTGGAAAGAACAATGCAGCCCGAATCCCACCAGGATTGA